Within the Flavobacterium sp. 9R genome, the region TAAATAGAAAGGATGAATCGAAAGATACATCCTTTTTATTTTATAGCTATTTTGTTTTTGTTGCTAATACCGATATTTATTTTATAGCTTTGTTATCTTCGAACAATAAAATAAAGTGTTATTATATGAAAAAAGTAATTTTAAGTACTATGATTATTTCTTCTTCTTTGCTTTCGTTTGGGCAATCCGCGATAAAGTATCCTGCCACTAAAAAGATTGACAAAGTAGATGTGTATTTTGGTAATTCTATTCCAGACCCTTTTAGATGGTTGGAAGATGACCGTTCAGCCGAGACTGCCGAATGGGTAAAAGAGCAAAACAAAGTTACCTTTGATTATTTAGCAGCGATTCCGTTTCGAAATACAATCAAAGCACGTATGGAAAAACTTTGGAATTACGAAAAAGTTTCAGCGCCTTTTAAAGAAGGAGACTATACGTACTATTATAAAAATAATGGATTGCAAAATCAATCGGTTATGTATAGAAAAGACGCTAAAGGGACTGAAGAGTTGTTTTTAGACCCAAATACCTTTTCTAAAGATGCCACAACTTCATTGGATGGTGTGAGTTTTTCTAAAGACGGTTCTTTAGTGGCTTATTCTATCTCAGAAGCGGGAAGTGATTGGAGAAAAGTAATTTTTATTGATGCCAAAACGAAACAGAGTATCGGTGAACCTTTGGTTGATGTAAAGTTTAGTGGTTTATCTTGGAAAGGGAATGAAGGGATTTTTTATTCTAGTTATGAAAAACCTAAAGGAAGTGAACTTTCGGCTAAAACGGATCAACACCGTTTATTCTTTCACAAGCTTGGAACCAAACAAGCCGAGGATGCTATACTATTTGGTGATCAAGAAAAACGCAGATATGTTGGTGGCTATGTGTCGGATGATAATCGTTATCTGTTTATTTCTGCCGCAAATTCTACTTCAGGAAATGAATTATACTTAAAAGATTTATCTGTTTCAAATAGCCCTATTGTGGCCATTCATAAAGGATTTGAGTATGATGTTGATGTTTTGGATAATGTTGGTACTACACTTTTTATAGTGACAAATTTAAAAGCGCCTAACAAAAGGATTGTTACTGTTGATGTAGCGAATCCAGGTGTTGAAAATTGGAAAGATTTGATTCCAGAAACTGAGCAAGTATTGAATCCATCGACAGGTTCAGGGTATATTTTTGCTAATTATATGAAAGATGCTGTTTCTGTGGTGAAACAATTTGATTATAAAGGAAAATTAATCCGCACCATTGCCTTACCTGGTGTTGGAACTGCTTCAGGTTTTGGTGGAAAAGCCAAAGATAAAGAGTTGTATTTTTCATTTACTAACTATGTAACTCCGGGTACTACTTATACCTTCTTCCCTGAAAGTGGTAAGTCGTCTGTTTATGTTAAGCCTAAAGTTGATTTTGTTTCCGAAAATTATGAGTCTAAACAAGTATTTTTTACGTCAAAAGACGGAACCAAAGTACCGATGATTATCACACATAAGAAAGGATTGCAATTAAACGGAAAGAATCCAACTATTTTGTACGGTTATGGTGGGTTTAATGTGAGTTTAACACCAAGTTTTAGTATTGCTAATGCGGTTTGGTTAGAAATGGGTGGAATTTATGCAGTAGCGAATATGCGTGGAGGCGGAGAATACGGTAAGAAATGGCACGACGCTGGAACCAAAATGCAAAAACAAAATGTATTTGATGATTTCATTGCAGCGGGTGAGTATTTAATTTCTCAAAAATATACTTCTTCTGATTTCTTAGCAATTCGTGGTGGTTCTAACGGTGGTTTATTGGTTGGCGCTGTGATGACACAAAGACCTGACTTGATGAAGGTTGCACTTCCGGCAGTAGGTGTTTTGGATATGTTGCGTTACCATACGTTTACTGCTGGTGCAGGTTGGGCGTACGACTATGGTACAGCTGAAGATTCTAAAGAAATGTTTGCCTATTTAAAAGGCTATTCACCAGTGCATAATGTTAAGTCTGGGGTGAAGTATCCTGCTACATTAGTAACGACCGGAGATCATGACGATAGAGTTGTGCCAGCTCATAGTTTTAAGTTTGCGGCCGAATTGCAAGAAAAGCAAACAGGCAGTAATCCTGTTTTAATTCGAATTGAGACCAATGCAGGACACGGTGCTGGAAAACCAGTTTCTAAGACAATTGAAGAAGCTGCCGATATTCAGGCGTTTACTTTGTTCAATATGGGATTTAAATCCATTCCTAAATAATACAAATTTTTAGTTTACTTTTGAAAGCATTCCTAGATTCATAGGAATGCTTTTTTATTTAAACCAATCAAGTGCATGCGATTATTTATTTCTTTTTTATTCCTCCTTTGTAGTAATTTTATATGGTGTCAATCGATTAAGGATAGCTGGAAAGTAGGTTTTTCTTATGGAACAGGAAATGCTATTAAAAACACCGATTATACCTATACCAATTCCAGTTATAAAGTGTTGTTTTATAAAAAATGGCGGACTTACAAGGGAATTGATTTTTCTTTTTTCTTTGGCCCAGAATACAATCACGCCTCTCATCAATTGCTAAATTTTTATTTTGTAAAGCCAGAAACACCAAATTATGAGGCCAAACGGGACGCTTTTATGCAATTAAAAACCATTAATGAAGGTGTTTTGCAATTAGGAATGACGGTTCAAAAAAAGATTGGTAAACGAAGTGCCATTTACGTTTTAGGAAGCATAAGTCCTATGCTTACGGATACAGAAACTGAACGATTGTCAAAAGGATTTGCTTTTTGTGACATTCTAGCACTAGGGTATGCTTTAGATTTAAAGTATTTTGCATTGGATGTACGACCTAGTTTTCGACACACTTCCAATGCAGGTTTGAATACATCCAACGCTGGCTTTAATACTAAAAATATAGAACTAGGGATTGTTTTTCCACTATAAAAAAAGCGCTACTAGAAAGTAACGCTTGATAAATATTGACTAGAATGTTTTAAGCTTCTTTTTTGGCTCTAAAAACAAAAAACAAACCAATAAGGATAAAAGGAATACTCAACCATTGTCCGGTAGAAAGGATGTTGCCTAAATCACTTTCAAAACCACCTTGACTTTCTTTTACCGACTCAACAATGATACGAACCGTAAATAAAAGTACTAGAAACAATCCAAACAAAAAGCCTGATTTCTTTCTTGCCTCTGTTTTCCAATATAAGAAAAACAAAATAGTAAAAACGAAGATGTAACAAAATGCCTCATACAACTGAGTTGGATGTTTAACAGGAACTTGAGCCAGTAAATCAGCAAACTTTGGATCAGTTGCAATCGCAGTATACGCTTCGTTTGGGTTTGTAATTCCAGTAGCATTTACAACATCTCTTGGACTAAATTGATCCCTCAAAAAGCGAATTCCAAAAGAAGAAGAGGTTTCTTTCCCTATGATTTCGGAATTGAAAAAATTACCCAAACGCACAAAAATAGCGCCGCTTGCCACAGGAATAACTACGCGATCCAAAATCCATAATTGTGGACGTTTCAATATGTTTTTGCTGTAGAAATACATAGCAATTACGATAGAAATAGCAGCACCATGACTCGCTAAACCTGTAAAACCAGTAAATTCCCAACCATTGATGAAACCCAAAAGGTTGCCATTGGCATTTTCACGAATTGGAAGTGCAATTTCAACGATATGATTGCGATAATATTCCCAATCATAAAAGAAAACATGACCCAATCGCGCTCCAATCAACGTAGCTAAGACGGTCCAAATAAAAAGCGAATCCAATTTGTCTATCGATTCTCCTTCGCGTTCAAAAATATGTTTCATTATGTACCAACCCAATCCAAAAGCTACTACAAACATTAGACTGTAATATCGAATCATAAAAAAGCCTAAATCTAATCCTTCAGATGGATTCCAAACCAAGTTTAAAGCGTGTGTCATGTGTAATTTTTTTGTAAATATAAACTTTAAATGTAATCAAATTGAGAACCTTTAATTACTATTTGTGTGTGCATTTTTTTTCAGGAACAGGGTCGTATCCTTTTCCTCCCCAAGGATGACAGCTCAAAATGCGTTTCAATCCTAAATAAGTACCAAACAAAAAGCCGTGTTTCTGCAATGCTTCTATCATATAGCTCGAGCAAGTGGGCTCGTACCTGCAGGCGGCTGGTGTAAAAGGGGAGATGGCTCCTTGATAAAAGCGTACCAAAAGAATTAATGGGTAGGTAAAAATTTTATTTAACATCATCTTTTGTTAGTCAACTAATAATTAGGAGCAGGTAAATAAGGCATTTTCAGTAAGTATGGGTCCCGCTGTCCGTTATATCTTTGCCTTTTTACAGAAAAAGGCAAAGGATGCCACTCCCATCGGGGCTAAAAGGATAGAAATTGATTTTTTGGAAACATTAACTTCTAATTTCTAACCTCTACCTTTGAATTAGATACTAAAAGTAGTTCCTTCTTTCCCGTCCTTCAATTGAATACCCAAGGCCAATAATTGGTCTCTAATTTGGTCAGAAAGCGCAAAGTTCTTGTTTTCTCTGGCTTGCTTTCTCATTTCAATCAATAACTGAATGGTGCCTTCTAATTTATCGTTACTGCTATCGGCAATTTTTTCATTTTCAAGACCCAAAACTTCAAACACAAACGCTTCTATAGCAGTCGTAAATGTTGCCAAATCTTCTGCTGTTATAGTTTCTTTGCCGTCTTTGATAACATTAATATAACGAACGCCCTCAAACAAATGTGCAATCAAAATTGGTGTATTAAAATCATCATTCATCGCATCATAACACAATTGTTTCCAATCTTCAATGGCAACAGACGATTGAGCGCTTGTAGGTAAGTCTTTCAATAACGAAAGAGCTTCCATTAATCGTTTGTATCCTTTTTCGGCAGCCACAATAGCATCATCCGAAAAATCAAGAATACTTCTATAATGCGCCTGTAGCATAAAGAAACGGGTAACTGAAGCAGAGAAAGGTTTACTTAAAATGGTGTTCTCTCCCGTCAAAATTTCTCCTGGCAAAATATTATTCCCAGTCGATTTTGCCATTTTTTTACCGTTTAAAGTAAGCATATTAGCGTGCATCCAATAATTCACAGGTGTGTGTCCTGTGCAAGCTTCATTTTGAGCAATTTCACATTCGTGATGTGGGAATTTCAAATCCATTCCACCACCGTGAATGTCAAAATGATTGCCCAAGTATTTAGTACTCATAGCGGTACACTCTAAGTGCCAACCTGGGAATCCATCACTCCACGGCGAAGGCCAACGCATAATATGTTGCGGCTCCGCTTTTTTCCATAAAGCAAAATCTTGAGGATTTCGTTTGTCGGATTGACCGTCTAAATCTCGAGTATTAGCCAACATATCTTCAATGTTTCTGCCACTCAAAATTCCGTAATGATGGTCTTCATTAAATTTTACCACATCAAAATAAATAGAACCATTGGCTTCATATGCAAAACCATTGTCTATTATTTTTTTGATAATTTCAATTTGCTCAATGATATGTCCAGTAGCTGTAGGTTCAATACTCGGAGGTAAAAAATTAAAGGCGCTCAAAATACGATGGAAATCAACAGTATAACGTTGAACGACTTCCATCGGTTCCAATTGTTCTAATCTCGCTTTTTTAGCAATTTTATCTTCTCCTTCATCTACATCATCCACGATATGACCTACATCGGTAATGTTACGCACATAGCGAACTTTGTATTCTAAATGCAATAAATACCTGAATATTACATCAAATGACATAAAAGTTCTCACATTCCCTAAATGTACATTACTGTACACCGTTGGACCACAAACATACATTCCTACATTTCCTTCGTGAACGGGTACAAATGATTCTTTTTCTCCAGATAGAGAATTGTATATTTTGAGGGGTTGATGGTTGTATAAAGGCATTTTTATTTGTTTAACAGTTTAACGGTTTAATGTTTAACGTTGAATTATTGATTGCAAACTTATGAATCGTGATTGCTTATTTGAAAAAAGTAAATAATCTGTTGTCTATCGATTAACTATTTAACCGATTGAACAACAAATCATAAACGTTTAGAATTTTGTTTCTAGTTTGATGTAATCCAAGAATTCTCTTCTAGTTTGAGCTTCTTTGAATTTTCCGCCAAATTCAGAGGTTACCGTACTACTTTCGATATCTTTTATTCCTCTAGAATTCACGCAAAGATGTTTGGCATCTATTACACAAGCTACATCTTCTGTTCCTAATGCTCTTTGAAGTTCTTGAACAATTTGCATCGTCAAACGCTCTTGTACTTGAGGTCTTTTTGCATAATATTCAACAATTCTATTCATTTTAGACAAGCCAATTACAGTTCCTTTAGAAATATAAGCCACGTGTGCTCTTCCTATAATGGGTAATAAATGATGTTCACAGGTAGAATACAAGGTGATGTTTTTTTCAACCAACATCTCACCATATTTGTAGTTATTGTCAAAGGTTGAGGCTTTTGGTTTTTTATTTGGATTCAAACCTCCAAAAATTTCTTTCACAAACATTTTTGCTACACGATTTGGAGTGCCTTTTAAGCTGTCATCTGTTAAATCCATACCCAAAGTAAGCAACATATTTTCTACATCTTTCTTGATGCGTTCAATTTTTTCTTCATCCGAAATAGCAAAAGCATCTTCTCTTATCGGATTATTAGCGTTGGTACTAATATGATTATTTCCTATTTCGTCGTGGAATTCTTCGTTATTTGTCATTAAAAATTACTATTTGTTGGGTGTGTATTTTTCAAGGGGTAAAGATAAATAATAAATAGTAACAAATTCAATCGCTTGAGGGAATTAATTGCCTTGTTTTTCTTAATATTTCAGGATTAATTTTAACAAAAAAAGACAATAACTCCTTTGAATTATTGTCTTTTGATTATCTATTTTTTGTTTCTAAGAACGTTGGTTGTATTCTTTTATTGCTTCTTTTAGAATGTGAACCGCTTTTATGAGCTCTTCTTTACTTAAAACATAAGCAATGCGAACTTGATTTAAGCCCACACCGGGAGTAGAATAAAAACCAGCAGCAGGCGCTACCATAACTGTTTCTCCATTAAATTCATAGGTTTCTAAAAGCCATTGTGCAAAATCGTCGGCATTGTCTATTGGGAGTTGAGCGATACAATAAAAAGCTGCTTTTGGACTTTTTACTAGTACTCCATCAATTTTGTTAAGTTCATTGATTAAAATGTCTCTTCTTTCTTTGTACTCTACAATTACTTCGTCAAAATAACTTTTTGGCGTGTCTATAGCAGCTTCACAGGCAATTTGTTCAATTGTAGGTGGACACAAACGGGCTTGTGCAAACTTCATTGAAGCGGCAATAACTTCTTTGTTTTTGGTTACCAAGCAGCCTATTCTAGCGCCACACATACTGTATCTTTTGGAAACTGAATCAATCATAATGACATTTTGTTCAATTCCTTTTAGGTTCATTACGGAGAAATGTTGGTCTTTCTCGTCGTAAATAAATTCGCGATATACTTCGTCAGCAATAAGGAAGAGGTCATATTTTTTAACCAATGCACCAAGCTGATTTATTTCAGATTCGGAGTAGAGATAACCAGTTGGATTATTCGGGTTGCATATTAATATTGCCTTCGTTTTACTGGTAATAGCTTTTTCAAATTCTTCAATAGTTGGAAGAGTAAAACCACTTTCAATGTTGGAAATTACTGGAACAACGCGTGCGCTTGACTCAGCTGAAAAAGCACTGTAATTAGCATAAAAAGGTTCAGGGATAATTATTTCATCTTCGGGGTCCATAATGCTTCCTAAGGCAAAAAGCAAAGCTTCTGAACCTCCTGTTGTAATCATAATGTCCTCAGTCGCTACTGAAACATTTTGATTTTGATAAAATTTGGCTAGTTTTTTTCTATAACTTTCATAACCAGCAGATGGTCCGTATTCAATAATATCTAGTTGTATATTTTTGATAGCTTCAATTGCTAGTTCGGGGCTTTTTATATCGGGTTGACCAATGTTTAAATGATAGACTTTACGTCCTTTTGATTTAGCCAAATCTGCAAAAGGGGCTAATTTTCGAATTGGCGATTCAGGCATTTTTTTACCTCTGATTGAA harbors:
- a CDS encoding prolyl oligopeptidase family protein produces the protein MIISSSLLSFGQSAIKYPATKKIDKVDVYFGNSIPDPFRWLEDDRSAETAEWVKEQNKVTFDYLAAIPFRNTIKARMEKLWNYEKVSAPFKEGDYTYYYKNNGLQNQSVMYRKDAKGTEELFLDPNTFSKDATTSLDGVSFSKDGSLVAYSISEAGSDWRKVIFIDAKTKQSIGEPLVDVKFSGLSWKGNEGIFYSSYEKPKGSELSAKTDQHRLFFHKLGTKQAEDAILFGDQEKRRYVGGYVSDDNRYLFISAANSTSGNELYLKDLSVSNSPIVAIHKGFEYDVDVLDNVGTTLFIVTNLKAPNKRIVTVDVANPGVENWKDLIPETEQVLNPSTGSGYIFANYMKDAVSVVKQFDYKGKLIRTIALPGVGTASGFGGKAKDKELYFSFTNYVTPGTTYTFFPESGKSSVYVKPKVDFVSENYESKQVFFTSKDGTKVPMIITHKKGLQLNGKNPTILYGYGGFNVSLTPSFSIANAVWLEMGGIYAVANMRGGGEYGKKWHDAGTKMQKQNVFDDFIAAGEYLISQKYTSSDFLAIRGGSNGGLLVGAVMTQRPDLMKVALPAVGVLDMLRYHTFTAGAGWAYDYGTAEDSKEMFAYLKGYSPVHNVKSGVKYPATLVTTGDHDDRVVPAHSFKFAAELQEKQTGSNPVLIRIETNAGHGAGKPVSKTIEEAADIQAFTLFNMGFKSIPK
- a CDS encoding acyloxyacyl hydrolase codes for the protein MRLFISFLFLLCSNFIWCQSIKDSWKVGFSYGTGNAIKNTDYTYTNSSYKVLFYKKWRTYKGIDFSFFFGPEYNHASHQLLNFYFVKPETPNYEAKRDAFMQLKTINEGVLQLGMTVQKKIGKRSAIYVLGSISPMLTDTETERLSKGFAFCDILALGYALDLKYFALDVRPSFRHTSNAGLNTSNAGFNTKNIELGIVFPL
- the lgt gene encoding prolipoprotein diacylglyceryl transferase — translated: MTHALNLVWNPSEGLDLGFFMIRYYSLMFVVAFGLGWYIMKHIFEREGESIDKLDSLFIWTVLATLIGARLGHVFFYDWEYYRNHIVEIALPIRENANGNLLGFINGWEFTGFTGLASHGAAISIVIAMYFYSKNILKRPQLWILDRVVIPVASGAIFVRLGNFFNSEIIGKETSSSFGIRFLRDQFSPRDVVNATGITNPNEAYTAIATDPKFADLLAQVPVKHPTQLYEAFCYIFVFTILFFLYWKTEARKKSGFLFGLFLVLLFTVRIIVESVKESQGGFESDLGNILSTGQWLSIPFILIGLFFVFRAKKEA
- the yidD gene encoding membrane protein insertion efficiency factor YidD is translated as MLNKIFTYPLILLVRFYQGAISPFTPAACRYEPTCSSYMIEALQKHGFLFGTYLGLKRILSCHPWGGKGYDPVPEKKCTHK
- the cysS gene encoding cysteine--tRNA ligase; translated protein: MPLYNHQPLKIYNSLSGEKESFVPVHEGNVGMYVCGPTVYSNVHLGNVRTFMSFDVIFRYLLHLEYKVRYVRNITDVGHIVDDVDEGEDKIAKKARLEQLEPMEVVQRYTVDFHRILSAFNFLPPSIEPTATGHIIEQIEIIKKIIDNGFAYEANGSIYFDVVKFNEDHHYGILSGRNIEDMLANTRDLDGQSDKRNPQDFALWKKAEPQHIMRWPSPWSDGFPGWHLECTAMSTKYLGNHFDIHGGGMDLKFPHHECEIAQNEACTGHTPVNYWMHANMLTLNGKKMAKSTGNNILPGEILTGENTILSKPFSASVTRFFMLQAHYRSILDFSDDAIVAAEKGYKRLMEALSLLKDLPTSAQSSVAIEDWKQLCYDAMNDDFNTPILIAHLFEGVRYINVIKDGKETITAEDLATFTTAIEAFVFEVLGLENEKIADSSNDKLEGTIQLLIEMRKQARENKNFALSDQIRDQLLALGIQLKDGKEGTTFSI
- the folE gene encoding GTP cyclohydrolase I FolE → MTNNEEFHDEIGNNHISTNANNPIREDAFAISDEEKIERIKKDVENMLLTLGMDLTDDSLKGTPNRVAKMFVKEIFGGLNPNKKPKASTFDNNYKYGEMLVEKNITLYSTCEHHLLPIIGRAHVAYISKGTVIGLSKMNRIVEYYAKRPQVQERLTMQIVQELQRALGTEDVACVIDAKHLCVNSRGIKDIESSTVTSEFGGKFKEAQTRREFLDYIKLETKF
- a CDS encoding pyridoxal phosphate-dependent aminotransferase gives rise to the protein MPSISIRGKKMPESPIRKLAPFADLAKSKGRKVYHLNIGQPDIKSPELAIEAIKNIQLDIIEYGPSAGYESYRKKLAKFYQNQNVSVATEDIMITTGGSEALLFALGSIMDPEDEIIIPEPFYANYSAFSAESSARVVPVISNIESGFTLPTIEEFEKAITSKTKAILICNPNNPTGYLYSESEINQLGALVKKYDLFLIADEVYREFIYDEKDQHFSVMNLKGIEQNVIMIDSVSKRYSMCGARIGCLVTKNKEVIAASMKFAQARLCPPTIEQIACEAAIDTPKSYFDEVIVEYKERRDILINELNKIDGVLVKSPKAAFYCIAQLPIDNADDFAQWLLETYEFNGETVMVAPAAGFYSTPGVGLNQVRIAYVLSKEELIKAVHILKEAIKEYNQRS